Proteins encoded together in one Impatiens glandulifera chromosome 1, dImpGla2.1, whole genome shotgun sequence window:
- the LOC124915993 gene encoding histidine-containing phosphotransfer protein 5-like, whose translation MDVVSQLQRQFVDYATSLYREGFLDDQFSQLQKLQDESNPDFVVEVVSLFFEDSEKLLSNMAIALEQPMVDYKQIDAHVHQFKGSSSSIGAKRVKNVCVAFRNVCEEKNIEGCVNCLQQLKSEYNLVKNKLQNLFRLEQQILSVGGSIPVMA comes from the exons ATGGACGTTGTTAGTCAGTTGCAGAGACAGTTTGTTGATTACGCGACTTCTCTATATCGTGAG ggGTTCTTGGACGATCAATTCTCACAGCTTCAGAAATTGCAAGATGAGAGCAACCCAGATTTTGTTGTTGAAGTAGTTTCGCTCTTCTTTGAAGATTCAGAGAAGCTTCTTAGTAACATGGCTATTGCTTT AGAACAACCAATGGTGGATTATAAACAGATTGATGCTCATGTTCATCAGTTCAAGGGCAGCAGTTCAAG CATAGGTGCCAAAAGGGTTAAAAATGTGTGTGTTGCATTTAGAAATGTTTGTGAAGAGAAGAATATTGAAGG GTGTGTTAATTGTCTGCAGCAATTGAAAAGTGAATATAATCTTGTGAAAAACAAGCTTCAAAATCTTTTCCGG CTGGAGCAACAGATCTTGTCTGTTGGCGGATCTATTCCTGTGATGGcatag